From Oreochromis aureus strain Israel breed Guangdong linkage group 4, ZZ_aureus, whole genome shotgun sequence, a single genomic window includes:
- the gid4 gene encoding glucose-induced degradation protein 4 homolog has protein sequence MTVADGGTLSLVMPVRAEYRGTTRSACLSSASLVPPAPINTHQPGVATSLLYSGAQFRGYQKSKGNSYHVEVVLQHVTVEDSYLCGYLKINGLTEEYPTLTTFFAGEMISRKRPFLTRKWDADEDVDKKHWSKFKAFCKYARNFNSDDFDYDALENSDYIFMRWKEQFLVPDHTIKDISGASFAGFYYICYQKSTATIEGYYYHRSSEWYQSLSLNHIREHSMPIYEFR, from the exons ATGACGGTTGCTGACGGTGGCACCTTATCGCTCGTCATGCCTGTCCGAGCAGAGTACCGCGGCACCACCCGATCGGCCTGCCTATCCTCGGCCTCTCTCGTCCCCCCTGCCCCGATCAACACCCACCAGCCGGGGGTGGCCACCTCGCTTCTGTACAGCGGCGCACAGTTTCGTGGATACCAGAAGAGTAAAGGCAACTCGTATCACGTTGAGGTGGTCTTACAG CATGTGACTGTAGAGGACTCGTATTTGTGTGGCTACCTGAAAATCAATGGCCTGACTGAG GAGTATCCGACTCTAACAACGTTcttcgctggagaaatgatcaGCCGGAAAAGGCCATTTTTAACTAGAAAGTGGGATGCGGATGAGGATGTGGATAAAAAACACTGG AGCAAGTTCAAGGCTTTTTGCAAATATGCCAGGAACTTCAACTCTGATGACTTTGACTATGATGCACTGGAAAACAGTGACTATATCTTCATGAGGTGGAAG GAGCAGTTTCTTGTTCCAGACCACACGATCAAAGACATCAGTGGTGCCTCCTTTGCAGGTTTCTACTACATTTGCTACCAAAAGTCCACAGCCACTATTGAGGGTTACTATTATCATCGGAGCTCAGAGTG GTACCAGTCTTTAAGCCTGAACCATATTCGAGAGCACAGTATGCCTATTTACGAATTTCGGTGA
- the noxo1a gene encoding NADPH oxidase organizer 1a: MEGKRYPISIHLVGVLQKEKTKFYKTSVLWSDESNVVIYRRFREFMKMHKQLKKAFPPANKLRKSDRIVPRFREGRMRQKSRGKAPTKSLVRLKYLQKYCNAVLSCDQRVSQSVDLIQFLNPKEQDLQPDFAKNGIIIMPPEDELRNGGLHANTGEVTQPFVTEAYTCVAPYETKDSKNKPLKVAKGDKLDVVIKDKGGWWLVETEDKRVAWFPAPYLERTNDDNEDDEETDEIPEKGALYTAVKSYKATKTDEVTVTIGAVVEVLQKSQNGWWLVRSSGKMGYIPTMILQPYRYPHIHNASHHLDQRSHSSLHVRSSNLEQHSQLSLSQGNLLQLPPVRSSSPLLILPESRQRSVSLEVLSEQPHAQPAANSTSAATDISTSPTSPSYPPPPVITVEMDGEDEQRILSRSQTEDSENSFMTDSTDFSFSDDSSFNSSLNLSPTASDEWLRLSRTPPPGASNTLSPTSGPGGRLISSVSDPTLYKSPKIPKVPPRPGAQEILSRCTSVTRKNAAKGALSPTQAEIISR, encoded by the exons ATGGAGGGCAAGCGGTATCCCATCAGCATCCATCTAGTTGGAGTACTGCAGAAGGAAAAGACCAAA ttttaCAAGACTTCTGTGCTTTGGTCAGACGAGAGCAATGTTGTGATTTACAGACGTTTTCGAGAATTCATGAAAATGCAC AAACAACTGAAGAAAGCATTCCCACCTGCAAACAAGCTGAGAAAATCTGACAGAATCGTCCCCAGATTTCGAG AGGGAAGGATGAGGCAAAAAAGTCGAGGGAAAGCCCCAACCAAGTCACTGGTACGCCTGAAATATTTGCAGAAATATTGCAATGCAGTCCTGTCCTGTGACCAGCGAGTGTCTCAGTCTGTAGACCTCATCCAGTTCTTGAACCCTAAAGAGCAGGACCTGCAGCCGGACTTTGCCAAAAACGG catcatcatcatgcCCCCGGAGGATGAACTCAGAAACGGAGGACTGCACGCAAATACCGGTGAAGTGACCCAGCCATTTGTCACAGAAGCATACACGTGTGTCGCCCCCTATGAGACCAAAGACTCAAAGAACAAACCTTTGAAAGTGGCCAAGGGTGACAAACTCGATGTGGTCATCAAAGACAAAGGAG GATGGTGGCTGGTGGAGACTGAAGACAAGCGGGTGGCCTGGTTTCCTGCACCCTATCTGGAGAGGACAAATGATGATAATGAAGATGATGAGGAGACAGATGAGATTCCTGAAAAAG GAGcactctacactgcagtcaagAGCTACAAGGCCACCAAAACTGATGAGGTGACCGTAACCATTGGTGCCGTGGTGGAAGTCCTGCAGAAGTCTCAAAATGGCTGGTGGCTCGTCAG ATCCAGTGGAAAAATGGGTTACATTCCCACCATGATACTGCAGCCCTACCGCTACCCTCATATTCATAACGCTTCCCATCACCTGGATCAGCGCAGCCACTCCTCCCTTCACGTTCGATCCTCAAACCTGGAGCAACACTCCCAACTGAGCCTCTCCCAAGGAAACCTGCTGCAACTTCCCCCCGTAAGGTCTTCGTCGCCTCTCCTGATCCTGCCGGAGAGTAGGCAGAGGTCCGTGTCTCTTGAGGTTTTGTCTGAACAACCTCATGCACAGCCTGCTGCAAACAGTACCAGTGCTGCTACCGATATCTCCACTTCACCCACCTCTCCCTCTTACCCTCCTCCGCCCGTGATCACTGTGGAGATGGATGGAGAGGACGAACAACGCATCCTCTCCAGGAGTCAGACGGAGGATAGTGAGAATAGCTTCATGACCGACAGCACCGACTTCAGCTTCAGCGACGACTCCAGCTTTAACTCGTCCCTGAACCTGAGCCCCACTGCCAGTGATGAATGGCTGCGTCTCAGCCGCACGCCTCCACCGGGGGCAAGCAACACCCTCAGCCCAACGAGCGGCCCAGGGGGGAGGCTGATCTCGAGTGTCTCTGATCCCACGCTCTACAAATCACCCAAAATACCCAAGGTGCCACCCAGACCGGGCGCCCAGGAGATCCTCTCCCGGTGTACCTCTGTCACCCGCAAGAATGCAGCAAAAGGTGCTCTGTCACCCACACAAGCTGAGATCATCAGCCGATAA